The Salvelinus namaycush isolate Seneca chromosome 16, SaNama_1.0, whole genome shotgun sequence genome has a segment encoding these proteins:
- the srpk3 gene encoding SRSF protein kinase 3 isoform X6, which translates to MISMNAVSSGNNNPHSTHSKKHKKKGKKHRKGSGDNLPSLDIGSQIPTADELCRILTIHRPATPPKTSPTPPLNLSQRPLDLQPPAPLNLSQRPPDLQPPDLQPPAPLNLSQRPPDLQPPDLQPPATLNLSQSPPHLLRPSPLTTQPLPIPLTPSSDTLSTPVLSSPIAPSLGIPPILSSTPPKPLTSSQTTSPQALSPPPPDFTPPPTELLGSDDEEQEDPSDYCKGGYYPVKIGDLFNGRYHVVRKLGWGHFSTVWLCWDLQRKRFVALKVVKSALHYTETALDEIKLLRCVRDSDPTDPKRETIVQLIDDFKISGVNGVHVCMVLEVLGHQLLKWIIKSNYMGLPLVCVKSILRQVLQGLDYLHTKCKIIHTDIKPENILLDVDDVYIRRLAAEATMWQQSGAPPPSGSSVSTAPRENQSGKVTKNKKKKLKRKAKRQQRLLEERLVDLQKMEDLDGTSPPDPSNPLRTPWGQDDEAGDPERNANNSSVVKGNENGNCYTHVSSTANTKASPESGSLWIEEGWNGHNPMRFCSPGSGMSGMSAGSILSATSESALSTLSGYSTGRDSQRSGLSPSMFSAADFLVNPLEPQNADKIRIKIADLGNACWVHKHFTEDIQTRQYRALEVLIGAEYGTPADIWSVACMVSYETVTGPLKPPPSSHHPMRLSWLQGTTCSSPTQERTTLEMKITLHTSLS; encoded by the exons ATGATATCGATGAACG CAGTGTCCAGCGGTAATAACAACCCGCATAGCACCCACAGTAAGAAGCATAAGAAGAAAGGAAAGAAACATCGAAAAGGATCCGGTGACAACCTCCCCAGTTTGGATATTGG gTCCCAGATTCCCACCGCAGATGAGTTGTGTCGCATCCTCACAATACACAGGCCTGCGACTCCACCAAAAACCTCTCCCACCCCTCCCCTCAACCTGTCCCAGAGGCCCCTGGACCTCCAACCCCCTGCCCCACTCAACCTGTCCCAGAGGCCCCCGGACCTCCAACCCCCGGACCTCCAACCCCCTGCCCCACTCAACCTGTCCCAGAGGCCCCCGGACCTCCAACCCCCGGACCTCCAACCCCCTGCCACACTCAACCTCTCCCAGAGCCCTCCCCATCTCTTACGTCCTTCTCCTTTAACCACCCAGCCACTTCCTATACCACTAACTCCCTCCTCTGACACTCTGTCCACCCCCGTACTGTCCTCTCCCATAGCACCTTCACTAGGGATCCCTCCAATTCTGTCCTCTACTCCACCTAAACCACTGACCTCATCTCAGACCACCTCTCCGCAGGCTCTCAGCCCACCCCCACCTGACTTCACCCCTCCACCAACAGAGCTGCTCGGATCAGatgatgaggagcaggaggacCCATCGGATTACTGCAAAG GTGGGTACTACCCAGTGAAGATTGGAGACTTGTTCAATGGCCGATATCACGTAGTCAGAAAGCTTGGttggggtcacttctctactgtATGGCTATGCTGGGACCTGCA gagGAAGCGCTTTGTGGCACTGAAAGTGGTGAAGAGTGCTCTGCATTACACAGAGACGGCGCTGGATGAGATTAAACTGCTCAGATGT GTGCGAGACAGTGACCCTACAGACCCCAAACGAGAGACCATTGTACAGCTTATTGATGACTTTAAGATATCCGGGGTCAATGGCGTGC ATGTGTGTATGGTGCTGGAGGTTCTGGGTCACCAGCTGCTGAAGTGGATCATCAAGTCCAACTACATGGGCCTTCCTCTAGTCTGTGTGAAGAGCATTCTCCGACAG GTTCTGCAGGGCCTGGACTACCTGCACACCAAATGTAAGATCATCCACACCGACATCAAGCCGGAGAACATCCTGCTGGATGTAGATGATGTGTACATCAGACGGCTGGCTGCAGAGGCCACTATGTGGCAGCAGTCAGGAGCCCCTCCTCCCTCGGGCTCCTCAG TTAGCACCGCCCCAAGGGAGAACCAG AGCGGCAAGGTGaccaagaacaagaagaagaagctgAAGAGGAAGGCCAAGCGGCAGCAGCGTCTGCTGGAGGAGAGACTGGTGGACCTTCAGAAGATGGAGGATCTGGACGGGACCTCTCCACCAGACCCTTCCAACCCTCTACGCACCCCCTGGGGACAGGACGACGAAGCTGGGGACCCAGAGAGGAACGCCAACA ACTCCTCTGTGGTGAAGGGGAATGAAAACGGGAACTGCTACACCCACGTCTCGTCCACGGCTAACACCAAGGCCAGCCCGGAGTCTGGCTCGTTGTGGATCGAGGAGGGTTGGAACGGCCACAACCCCATGCGTTTCTGCAGCCCTGGCTCTGGGATGTCAGGGATGTCTGCTGGCTCCATACTGTCAGCCACGTCTGAGTCAGCACTGTCTACCCTGTCAGGCTACTCCACCGGGAGAGACAGCCAACGCTCCGGACTGTCCCCCAGCA TGTTCAGCGCAGCAGATTTCCTGGTCAATCCCCTGGAACCACAGAATGCTGACAAAATACGCATCAAGATAGCAGACCTGGGCAATGCCTGTTGGGTG CACAAACACTTCACAGAAGACATCCAGACACGTCAGTACCGTGCCCTGGAGGTGTTGATAGGGGCAGAATACGGCACTCCAGCAGACATCTGGAGCGTAGCCTGCATGGTAAGCTACGAAACCGTGACGGGACCACTCAAACCACCACCTTCTTCACATCATCCTAT GCGTTTGAGTTGGCTACAGGGGACTACCTGTTCGAGCCCCACTCAGGAGAGGACTACACTAGAGATGAAG ATCACATTGCACACATCATTGAGTTAA
- the srpk3 gene encoding SRSF protein kinase 3 isoform X5 translates to MISMNAVSSGNNNPHSTHSKKHKKKGKKHRKGSGDNLPSLDIGSQIPTADELCRILTIHRPATPPKTSPTPPLNLSQRPLDLQPPAPLNLSQRPPDLQPPDLQPPAPLNLSQRPPDLQPPDLQPPATLNLSQSPPHLLRPSPLTTQPLPIPLTPSSDTLSTPVLSSPIAPSLGIPPILSSTPPKPLTSSQTTSPQALSPPPPDFTPPPTELLGSDDEEQEDPSDYCKGGYYPVKIGDLFNGRYHVVRKLGWGHFSTVWLCWDLQRKRFVALKVVKSALHYTETALDEIKLLRCVRDSDPTDPKRETIVQLIDDFKISGVNGVHVCMVLEVLGHQLLKWIIKSNYMGLPLVCVKSILRQVLQGLDYLHTKCKIIHTDIKPENILLDVDDVYIRRLAAEATMWQQSGAPPPSGSSVSTAPRENQSGKVTKNKKKKLKRKAKRQQRLLEERLVDLQKMEDLDGTSPPDPSNPLRTPWGQDDEAGDPERNANNSSVVKGNENGNCYTHVSSTANTKASPESGSLWIEEGWNGHNPMRFCSPGSGMSGMSAGSILSATSESALSTLSGYSTGRDSQRSGLSPSMFSAADFLVNPLEPQNADKIRIKIADLGNACWVHKHFTEDIQTRQYRALEVLIGAEYGTPADIWSVACMVSYETVTGPLKPPPSSHHPMRLSWLQGTTCSSPTQERTTLEMKLHPPGLNQSLI, encoded by the exons ATGATATCGATGAACG CAGTGTCCAGCGGTAATAACAACCCGCATAGCACCCACAGTAAGAAGCATAAGAAGAAAGGAAAGAAACATCGAAAAGGATCCGGTGACAACCTCCCCAGTTTGGATATTGG gTCCCAGATTCCCACCGCAGATGAGTTGTGTCGCATCCTCACAATACACAGGCCTGCGACTCCACCAAAAACCTCTCCCACCCCTCCCCTCAACCTGTCCCAGAGGCCCCTGGACCTCCAACCCCCTGCCCCACTCAACCTGTCCCAGAGGCCCCCGGACCTCCAACCCCCGGACCTCCAACCCCCTGCCCCACTCAACCTGTCCCAGAGGCCCCCGGACCTCCAACCCCCGGACCTCCAACCCCCTGCCACACTCAACCTCTCCCAGAGCCCTCCCCATCTCTTACGTCCTTCTCCTTTAACCACCCAGCCACTTCCTATACCACTAACTCCCTCCTCTGACACTCTGTCCACCCCCGTACTGTCCTCTCCCATAGCACCTTCACTAGGGATCCCTCCAATTCTGTCCTCTACTCCACCTAAACCACTGACCTCATCTCAGACCACCTCTCCGCAGGCTCTCAGCCCACCCCCACCTGACTTCACCCCTCCACCAACAGAGCTGCTCGGATCAGatgatgaggagcaggaggacCCATCGGATTACTGCAAAG GTGGGTACTACCCAGTGAAGATTGGAGACTTGTTCAATGGCCGATATCACGTAGTCAGAAAGCTTGGttggggtcacttctctactgtATGGCTATGCTGGGACCTGCA gagGAAGCGCTTTGTGGCACTGAAAGTGGTGAAGAGTGCTCTGCATTACACAGAGACGGCGCTGGATGAGATTAAACTGCTCAGATGT GTGCGAGACAGTGACCCTACAGACCCCAAACGAGAGACCATTGTACAGCTTATTGATGACTTTAAGATATCCGGGGTCAATGGCGTGC ATGTGTGTATGGTGCTGGAGGTTCTGGGTCACCAGCTGCTGAAGTGGATCATCAAGTCCAACTACATGGGCCTTCCTCTAGTCTGTGTGAAGAGCATTCTCCGACAG GTTCTGCAGGGCCTGGACTACCTGCACACCAAATGTAAGATCATCCACACCGACATCAAGCCGGAGAACATCCTGCTGGATGTAGATGATGTGTACATCAGACGGCTGGCTGCAGAGGCCACTATGTGGCAGCAGTCAGGAGCCCCTCCTCCCTCGGGCTCCTCAG TTAGCACCGCCCCAAGGGAGAACCAG AGCGGCAAGGTGaccaagaacaagaagaagaagctgAAGAGGAAGGCCAAGCGGCAGCAGCGTCTGCTGGAGGAGAGACTGGTGGACCTTCAGAAGATGGAGGATCTGGACGGGACCTCTCCACCAGACCCTTCCAACCCTCTACGCACCCCCTGGGGACAGGACGACGAAGCTGGGGACCCAGAGAGGAACGCCAACA ACTCCTCTGTGGTGAAGGGGAATGAAAACGGGAACTGCTACACCCACGTCTCGTCCACGGCTAACACCAAGGCCAGCCCGGAGTCTGGCTCGTTGTGGATCGAGGAGGGTTGGAACGGCCACAACCCCATGCGTTTCTGCAGCCCTGGCTCTGGGATGTCAGGGATGTCTGCTGGCTCCATACTGTCAGCCACGTCTGAGTCAGCACTGTCTACCCTGTCAGGCTACTCCACCGGGAGAGACAGCCAACGCTCCGGACTGTCCCCCAGCA TGTTCAGCGCAGCAGATTTCCTGGTCAATCCCCTGGAACCACAGAATGCTGACAAAATACGCATCAAGATAGCAGACCTGGGCAATGCCTGTTGGGTG CACAAACACTTCACAGAAGACATCCAGACACGTCAGTACCGTGCCCTGGAGGTGTTGATAGGGGCAGAATACGGCACTCCAGCAGACATCTGGAGCGTAGCCTGCATGGTAAGCTACGAAACCGTGACGGGACCACTCAAACCACCACCTTCTTCACATCATCCTAT GCGTTTGAGTTGGCTACAGGGGACTACCTGTTCGAGCCCCACTCAGGAGAGGACTACACTAGAGATGAAG CTGCACCCACCAGGTCTAAATCAATCCCTgatttag